The sequence TCCAACCAAGAGACAATGTCATCATGACTATGCTGACTTTCACTGGCACGTATTCTGTATTTTCACCTCATAATCTCAAATGCAATAATACAAGTTTGCATACAGAGGTCACAATCTAAAAGCAAAGATGTATTGtatatattcataataataaacttCAAAATCTAAGATTAAGTAGAGCAATTATTCTTTTATGTAGGCCtatttttatccttttttgGCAATTGGCAAGCCTCAAAAGATCACGAGTAAAAGATCTTTGaagtatatttttgttcataatGTCATTTTCTTAAGACACCGGGGTGACTATAGTGAACATAAAATCTTCTAGCCATGACATTGACGTCACACATgagtaaaaatatgaattaacacaAACCATAGGAGCCTTCACAGACTTCTTTGCTCAAGACTGACCAaggctgcgtttcccaaaagcacaCCCAACCTCCAcatataaaaaaagtgaaaacaaacCTTCAATTACCCTCTATATTTCTTCAGTTGTTCATGTTTCTCACAATCTATTTATGAGATTTCTGGCATCAAACATTTCAATCATTAACTTCACCATTTCAATCTTTGAAATATTGAAGATGTCAGGTCTTCGCGTTCTATTCTATTCATATCTAAAGATTGTCTGTAAAAAGTAGAtcacacaaattaatttaactgGGGTTCATGAAAATGCAAATGCAACACTGCTTCATAACAAAGATGTGTGCAGATAAAAATGAATGGGTTACTGCTTTTATAAATGGAAAATTGTGCACATTTTAATgtcagtttttttgtgtgcaacATTAGGACATTTTCAGCTGTTTCACGAGGATTCACCTAAAAGGCAAGCATGTGTTCTTGTTCAATCaagagaaatacaaaaaatatataatttacaagTTGACATTAATGTCATATCAAAGTTAAAATCTAATGCTTTCAGCAACTGCAGATTCTGGTACTTTCACTGTGTTTTCATAACTATActagaacatttttttattagccTACTTCATTTTTACTTCAGCCTTGACTTTGAAGATCAGTCTTTGTACAGTGTATTTATTGGCACATTCAATTCGCTGGAGGCCATTTTACTGTGATTGACAGTTTGGTTTAGGGAATTTATTTCATAGCATTTTCTCCAGTGAAGGAATCTGAATCCTGCGTACTTCAGAATCAATTCATTCAGTATAAGTGAAGTTAAAGTATATTGTAAGCCTTCTTTATGTATGCTAATACATTCTGCCaatgtttaaaaagcatttttgttcATGTCCAACCCTTGAACATCACAATCCTCTTCTCCTGCTCAAGTCGACGGATTGTCTGATATTCAAAGTCTCCAGCATGACTTTCATTAACATACTGAGTCAACGTTTCATCAAAATAATGATGCCACTTTCCAGCCTTAGTAGCTCCAAACCCGAAAACTTTCACCTGTGAGAGAAGGAGTTCATGTCTTCATCATTTAAAAGAGCTCTAGCACACGATTATGTTCTCACAGAATAACTTGTGTGTTTCATCCTTTCATatttgagaaaaagaaaaagaacaaagagGCGATACATTTATCTTGAGTTACAGTATATAGGgaaagttatttgtgtactgCAAGCTGTTCCGTTCCATTTATCTTTGTCACTGGTCCAGAAGTGACACATCcaaatcaaattaatatttacaatcCAAACAGAgactatttgtttttaaataaacagcttgTACTAAAAACCTCAATGGAGAGGTGAACGTTAAACAAACCTAACAAATGTCACACTGGAATCCCAACACACAAGATTTCTggagatattttttatttgagacACATAATGAATGTTTTACCTCATCACAAATGTGCAGAGCAAGTATCAGCGTTAGGAAGCCTGTGGATGGATATCTTCCGTGACTCTCCGTCCAATTCACATAAACATATTTCATAAATTCTGGGTGGAGTATCATTACCTTAAGAGAAAAAATACCAAGAGAAACACACTTGTGAATGAACTAATATTGTCATATATGTGTTCCCTGCCACCAGATGTCCCCAAACACTGGGGACATCTGTTTCACCATGGACTGTTTCACCATGGACTCCATTTCCCAAGATCCCCTCTGATTACACCTTCACCTGTTGCCTATCACTCAGTCACTATTTAAATCACACTCACTCCATTACACATTGCTCAGTATTGTTTGACCCACAGCATTACCATGTTCAATATATAACTGTGGTATGGATGTTAGTGTTTTGTGTACTAATAAATACGTTTGTTATGAGTGTACAACATTTCTGTATAGGAGtattaaaatgtcaataaattaatttaataccaTAATTTTGGGCTAAATCAGTGCAACAAATAGTACCACGTTGttcttaaattcatttttttcaaatttctaCAGTTTTGATGTGAAAGGTCACCCTGACAGATacacaaagagaaaaagagggaaTATAAAAAGTTGAAAATGTGGTTTCTGGAGGGACGTGGGGTTTAAACCCACCTGTGCCGaactcttcatcatcatcatcctcactGAAACTTCATCTTCAATCACTCCCTGTTAGTGTGACACTGTacgtgacctctgacctctgcaGGCCTCTGATCTTCCTTCTctgattgttgttgttgtgtgtgaggCTAAATAAAGAGCAGCGATGACAGCTGAGCTTCATTTACCCCCCacattataaccaaacagtagCAGGATCTACGTGTGGAGGGTCGTCTGTCTACACCGCACTCTTCTCAGAATCACTGTGCTGTTAGACTGACGTCCATGGGCTTTTTAATGTTTGATGCCAGAGATATTTCTGTCAATCATGTCAGCGTCAATGTGACGTGAGACGAAAATTTGTCCAAACATCATCCTGAACGAGTTTCTAACCAGAAAGAAATATTGAAGCTTTGTAGAGCAAGATTTTGGACCAATGAGATTTAACTATAAAGAAAGGAATTGAAAGAAtgtcttttatttcttctggtTAGGATAAAAAGAGATTTATCATCTGATCACATCGGACTTGCTTTGTTCATTTGTTACAATTGCTTTGGTTTGAAGCACACAAAATattcacagaaatgtataaatcgATTGCTTCGCCCCTGCGATTTTACAATGTTGATTGACATGAAGAGTCTGTTCTTGGacagtttttttgtgtcttattttcttgtctcacattaaaaaaactgaagtaTTCTTTAGTGTTTAAATGGTAGTGTACTGTAGTATATTATAGTATATACTTACTACACTTTGTGAAAGTATACTTCAGTATTCTGCAGTAAATATGGTGAATTGAAACTGTCGTATACTAAAGGATTTCCTACACTAAGGTTTAGAAACATTATAGTATCTATGacagtttactaaagtaaatactgaagtatactacagtgtttAGGTTATTTGGTTTTGACGTTTCTTTaaccaaattatgttttatgaatGTTTGATTCTTGTTTTGAGTCCTTTGCCTGTTTGCTGGttaaaaacattgaattacatattttaataaagcttCATTTGGATCCGACCTTGCCTCCCAGACCACcatttgttacaaatataaTGTTGTAATCTGTTAtagtttgattttcttttaaatcatattttaacaccaaaatcattttatgttgttagtaaatgtatttatttgaagaaaatatgTGTTAATCACCTTGTCCTTATTAGCCTTTATTGTGGATGGCACTTCTATATATGTTCTGGAAACAAACAGAAGAGaccaaataaaaactttaacttaaattttcactcaaaatgaaatatctatgttgttgtgtttttaataattccTATAAAATTATGCATGCATGTCTTATGGGTAAACCTACAGCaggatgttttgttttaaagctgaTGTTACAATACTTTCTTCTATtctaatgtaaaacagacaacTGTAGATTTACCAATTATAGTTTAATTCCTCGAAAATGTAAACGGTGTCTCAGCTGTGGGCGGGTGTATATGATTGACACTCAGTATAGCTCCACCCCCAGGTCGAGACAAACATAATACAGAGATGTTgttgttaatgtttttgatgaCAGATTAGTGCACATGAGTATAAAAAACAGCTCtgcaataatacattaaaatattaatagtcgtttttgatttcatggttACGTTCAATATGAGATTCTCTCTTGGTTAGAGTACAGCATTAGATTTTGGACGTTTTATCATTAGAATGAGTAAATCTTACTTGTTGATGTTTTTAGTGGTTAAGGCACTGATGAGCCACTCCATATCCAGAATCTTAAAAGGATAAAACACCAGGTGAGTTGAGTTGTCCATATCCACAGAGCTCTCAGGgtacatgatcctgtgagtggTTCTGGAACCAACATCCTTCTCAAAACCTTCCGTTGGACCCTTATTTATCCTGAAGGAAAACACAGCAAAACTTGTTATTGAACTGAAATGTAGGAATACAACGTTTTGAAAAAAGGTTCAAATATGTATCCAGTTATTTTTGACCCTTATAGCAGCATCCATGCAACCTCACGCtgaatattttctattttatctTGAATGATATTTGATGATAGCATTCTTTGTAAAGAACCACATAAGTTTTTGTTAGTTTTGGCCGGATTAGTTGTGCTctcaacacaaaaaaacatcaaattaaagTCAGATGTAAGTTTGTGTGCTTTTGTACCTCATGACAAAGTCATTGGAATCTATGAGAGGTCCATAATGGGATCTCAGCAGGTTCCCGGAGTTCCCGACCACAGCGCAGGTTCTGCAGCGGTCTGGACCAGCATCTGAGTAGTGTTCTTTATCCGGAAAGAGTGGAAACAGTTTCTTCACCACCTCTGTGTAGTCGGCAACACGTGTTACAATTTGTAGACCCTGTTTGGggaataaaaatgtacataatgataataatacatTGTTATTTAGCCATTGAATAAAGAAATGCTCTAATGCTTCAATTGTTTACTATTATTGTCTACGTGTTTTGATTCATGCCATGTCATTttgaaatctttaaaataagCGTGCATTAATTATTTGCATTCTGAATGCTACTACAGGGCACTGAGGGCAGTCATTACTTTCCTTTTGGTTCTTTGCAATGCTGGCAAATGTAACCTTCGAGTTGATTTGCGAAATCACTTccatttgttttcttaataaaGGATATTGGAAGTAAAATCGGTCAGGGAAATTACAAATACTTTGATTTTAATAGTAACacagcaagaaaaaaaaatttttttatagGAAAAAGATGCATCGGGAATCGTACGTTTTATCATTGCATCGCAGCCCTCTGAATTGTAATCGCATCGTGACGTGCCTGGAGATTCCCACCCTACCGATGATCGTAAATTCTTATTATAGCGTCTTCCGTGTCTGGAAGAATGTGTGTATTGTACcctgttttggtttgttttttcctTCTGTGACTGATGTCTTTATTAGTTAATTAATCTCTCCCCTGTTTCAGTTTCCCTTGATTGCgttttttcttgtatttaagccctgtgtttCCCTCAGTTTGATGTCGgttattgttttatgttaacgTGTGTTTTGCTCCTATATGTTTGTGGATTTACTATTAAGTACCCTTTGGATTATATCCCAGTTGTCGTGCGCTCATGTATACCCGTTACGCGTGACAATAAGATAACTTTGTTTGAAATGGGTCTGACTAAAATAATTTTGGTTCGTCTATAGCCTACTATAGGAATTTATAACATTGACTGGGCTAAATGGAATTACATTACTAAAAAGAgactaaaatacaattttcaatGATTAAACTAGAGTAAACATAATCAGTTTTCGTCATCTGAAACTTGACTACCCTAAAAAGAGTATGAGTGTgactaaaactaataaaaactaaaatgacagcTGGACACAAAGACTAGACTAAAACTACAATTAAAACAGGCCGCAATAAACAATTTAAGCAGTTTACAACTGATGAGAAACAGCTTTGCTGTCATGTAGGCCTACAGTATGAGGAAAAACACTTTGTGgtttaaataaattgatattAATAACTCATAAGAGGCGTTAATATTTTGACACCTTTCTAAAAGAAATGGCAGGAAAATACTAATCTTGATTCGAACACGTATGTTCCAGTTTTCAGCTAAACATCATCAAACACTTTAAAGTCTCGTCTTGTTTAGACGTTCAGATCTGCTTTTACTCTCCCGATCTATTTTCATGGAAAGCATGATGGGACCTGCTTGGAAACAGCCCTGCCCCCAGGTAAGTCTTCCGGTTTCGGTCAATGAATGAATGTGATCCATATGACTTAAACCAATGTGCCTAAAACTGTCTTTTAATGAATACACATGTACTGACAGATTTATCAActaatttaaattttgttggTTGCGCACAATTTAGTGCTTCCTGCAAAGTTTCAGCAAACTCACCTTCCACCACCTGAAGACGTCTGCGCGTAACACGCTGTTGCTGCTGTTGAGCAGCAGATGGACTGTCGGTTCGTAACGCGCACTGAACCAGTCCGCGCGCACCCGGTCCAGCGGACAGTCGCCACACGCGCACGGAGCGCGCTCGGTCTCATTACGAAAATAAGAATTATAGGTAAAAATCAACACTGAgttttgaaagtaaaaacagaAGAGGAGAAAAGTGGAGATGAGGAGTAAAGTCAAATAGCGGTGGTGATGCCTCATTGTGTGTAAAACGATTGACACCTCGAGTCGCCAGATATTAGGAAAGCAGAGTTATATATAGACCTACGGAGAGAAAGTTATGTATAATGATTCATGAAATAAAACGTTAAAGTAGACAAATGAGATAATTATAATAAAGCTGTAGCCTATTTATTTTAAGCCTTTGTCAACACACGttccacatgaaaaaaaaaactactagACCAAATTGTAAACTATAGTCTTTTCGTAAACATCACCAAAGAGCAATTTTACACCATAACACAGTTTACTTTAAAGGCTaaagttacaaatgtattttcacGTTGGATTAATGTAtgctaattaaattacagatgACAGTAACAAGAAACGTATCTTTTTTTCGTTTATATGAGAATggtctttatttttaagtgccCTTATTTGGTCCTTCAGCCCCTGCACTAGCAGAGGTCTGTGCAAGCCACTGTCATATAAACAAATTGTTATGTTTCTAGCAATGTGTGTATCACATCAGACATTATATGAACTGAAGTCACATCCTCTACCATACGCTGATAACTCAATAAATCAACAAGATTTCTCGTAAAACCTGGCACATGTGAATCCATGTTCGAGTTCACTCACCTCCTTTGGTGTGCTTTCGATTTTTGAAGTGGAGCAATTTTAATCCCCGGAGTATCCGCATGACATGAATCTCTGTTGTGTTGTCGAAAGCAGACACTTGAGCTGAGTGTTTCATTGAGAGCTGTTTTGTGACCCTAAACTACCAGTCGATCCGGATACTCCACTTGTTTTGTAATGGGTTCTGACAGatcaaatattcacattttccTCGATTCTTTTGAACTAACGTTCAGTCAAAATGGCTTTATAAGTCCTTCTATTATATTAAACTTTTTGATTTGGGGATTGTATAATGTTATTCTTTGTATGTGATTTTCTAGATTTTCTATAAAGAATTGTGTAACACTGTTCTGATGTGATTTGTAACTTTGATGAATGACAATCTCTAATGACGTATATGGAATTAATAATTGATGAACTGTTAAAGTGATTGGTGTTGTCACTATTTTAATGGGAACTTGGATTCCAGGGCCGGTTCTAAACATTTGGAGGCCCTAGAGgccaaaagtattttttgtttctgactatttgcaatcccctgggatcaaagcCATGACCTTAGTATtgctaaccactgagccacaggaaatgGTATGGAAAGCTATTTAAAATGGGAAAATGCACCATCATacataaatgatgtaaaatcaGTCAGCTTCAGGAAAGTGTTCATTCTTTATACAGCCAACCGGACCAATCGGCTATGACTTCAGTTTTTTGCTGCCTGTGGCTGGTGCAAGTGTATAGGGATAGTTGTGTTCCACTTCAAAATAAAGAACGAATGACAGACTATTGAGGTAAAAGTAGAGATTGACAAAATCTTATCATCAGGTATAATGGGTTATGTTACAGTCCAATAGCATTTTAACAAAGAAACTGATGTAGAAATGAAACACTGCTTCTTCACGCaaggaataaaataaacacactgatgtaaaataaagaaacaaaatttcTTCAGTCAAGAGCAGTGCGTATGAAGACGTTGACTGGCacatattctgtatttttatctattaaactaaagtgcaataaaaaagttTGCATACAGAGGTTACAATCTAAAGGAAAAGATGTATTGTTAAtccttataataaaaaacataaaaatataagattAAGTAGaacattttttctattttttccaGTAGCTCAGCGGTAATAGCACTGCGTTAACAacccaaggttgtgggttcgatcccagggaattgcacatacctatgtataaatgtataggataaagcaatgtaagtcgcatcTGCCAAattcctaaatgtaaatgtaaatattatatgtAGGCCTCTTATtatgatttgtttaaataaacgttGGCCATTGGCACCCCTAAAAAAAGATCACGAGTAAAAGATCTTTGAAGTATATTTCTGTTcataataacattttcttaGCACACCAGGGTGACTATAGGGAACATAAAATCATCCAGCCATGACATTGACGTCACACAtgagtaaaaatataaattaacacATACTGTAGGAGCCTTCACAGACTTCTTTGCTCAAGACTGACCAAGGCttcgtttcccaaaagcatcgtaagcCATGTTTATCGTAGCTCTATTGGTGGCAATTGCAGGGCTATAGTCATGTCCACTGTTGTCGAGTCCAAGAAAAGTCCAAGACCAGGACTAATCGAGACCGAATCAAGTCCGAGTCCAATGAGGTTCGAGTCCAAGTCAAGTCCAAATCGAGAGAGGTTCGAGTTCAAGTCAAGTCCAAGTCCACAGAGGTTCAAGTACAAGTCAAGACCGAGTCCAATTGAGACAGTCAAGACAGAGACTGAAAAAAATCATGACTACAAGACCACATACTTAACTATTGATCATTTATGTGATGCAAGAGAAAGCATATCTAAGCCGAAGTGTaccttaacatttttttattgaagtgtaacaattttattctgccaataaaatgtaaaaaataaccaGCAAACAATTGAATATGTTCCCATTCTTGAACATATTATTTGGTGTCCCCCAAAAATAGACCACTTTTTTAAGGAACTGTTTTTATCAGCATCAGCCCTCCAAACAGCAAGGCTGTGCAGCAATAAACAcctttgagtgtgtgtgtatgtgtgtgcgcccGCCTTCCCGTGCacgtgcgtgtgtatgtgcgcTTGCCCGTGCtcgtgcgtgtgtatgtgcgcTTGCCCGTGCTCGTGCGTGTTCGAACTTCGATAGAGGAGCCGCCAGAAAGACCATAGGCTCGTTTAAAAGCACGCTTCGGTGCCCATCCTCATATAGCATGTTCATATcgcaatgacaataaaaatacgATGAATTTTATCTTTAAGCACTAGGCTACTTTGTAAActtataaaaaaactcaaactgCAATGCAAACTCTGAAACATGGCCTTAACTTACCTCTCTTTGTGATTCCTTTGCAGGTGTCAAACGAAATTGGATGTTGTCCCGCAGGTTTCAGGGAAAGTTTTGTTACAACAAGTTTCCTAGAAGGCGCACTGTCGTAAAATTCTTCACCAAAGTGTACAATGCCGCTGCTCGCTGACAACGTGCATAATGAATGATTGATGTTCTCTGTGCCGCCCTGCGGACAAATCGTTCATAAGAACCGGTTCTTAATTTTTAGAGGACCGGTCGAACCAGTTCAGCTGAATCGTTCGCGTTTAAGCGTCTCCCGTAAACACTTTATATTATCCACAAATTAATTAAGTTATCACTATCTGGCGTGCATGACAGTCCCGCGGACTTGAACCAATATACCGGAGTCATTTAGTTACATCAACAGCACACACTGAGCTGAACTGCGGTGTGAAGAGAGCACTTATGAGCACGCGCAGCGCTCGTTCTTGAGTCGAGAGTACGCAAAAGTTTTCGGATCATTCGTTTTCAGATCACAAGAATATTGATCtatcaatgttttgttttgaaggagaaaataaaacataaattactGGACTCGGACGAGACCGACTTGAACATTTGTCGAGACCAATGATGACCAAGTCCGAGAAAGGTCCGAGTGTAAATACCAACGAGTCCAAGACAAGTCCGAGACCATAAAAACACGTCTCGAGTCCGGACTCGACAGCACTATGAAAATGGTTCTAACTTAAggttacgatgcttttgggaaaggCAGCTCAGCCTGGACTGTATGACACAAAGATGTTGTGCGTGCGTCACCATTCGGTTCTATCATGTTTGCCTCTGTTCTGCACACCCGACTGCATCATACAAAAGTGAAAACAAACCTTCAATTACCCTCTATATTTCTTCAGTTGTTCATGTTTCTCACAATCTATTTATGAGATTTCTGGCATCAAAGATTTCAATCATTTCAATCATTAACTTCACTATTTCAACCTTTGAAATATAGGCATTCATTACTCAGGGAATATTAAACATATCGGGTTATATCTtcacattctattctattcataTCTAATGATTGCATGTTAAAAGCAGATCGCACAAAATGAATTTAACTGGGGTTCATAAATATGCAAATGCAATACTGCTTCATAACTAAATTGCGTGCGGATAAAAATGAGTGGGTTTCTGGTTTTATAAATGGAAAATTGTGCTCATTTTAATGTCAGCTGTTCTGTATGCAACCTTAGACAACAGCCTTGGGCGCTGTAATAATGTTTGGCTCACACCTCCATCTACTGATCAAACACTAGAACAATGTCCGTTTCCATTCTTCTGGCTcacattaaatttattttagcaCATAATTGATTTCTTCAATGGTACACAGTCAGAAAAACATAAAGGTctctcacatatttattttatacttgaTTCCATACGCACCAATGCACATTGCCCTGTCAAAACTGATATGCTCATTCCCCACACCTGTCTTCAGTTTCctctaaacatttaaatatcctTTTGACCACCCACGCCACCGAGTGTAGAGAGTAAAAATTGCATGGAATGAGTGGCTCTTGAATGGcccaaaaatatttacattacagaTACAATAGATCACACTATAGCCCATTCAAAAAACAGTTTAGCCCAGGTGTTGTGCCTAAAACACAACAGGCCAGGCAGGTTATGCACGCTCCTCAATTACACGCTGTTCGATTGGCTGATTCTAACCCCTCCCTTAAGGCTGCTTAGTCGAACTTTTCCGTTCAGAAAATGTGACTTTCAGATAGCAGCGAaaccaataaaacattacttaaaataaatcgCATTTACCTGGAAGAGAAGCTCTCCAGAGCAAGAGAAGAGCATCTGAAGAGCAGGTAAAGCGGATTGTTATGCCTTCCGTGGCAAATCGGATGTTGTGTTGTACGAAGTGCGGGTGCTATATTCTACGTTTTAGTTATAGAATTTTAAAACTACAACAGATTACGCTGAAATAAGAGCGTTTTATTGGGAATTCTATTTAAATACGAAAAAACAGAAGAGCATAGCATTGATAAGTTTGCTTTTGGTTATTTCGAAGCAGTGGCCATTGAAGGACCCAAGATGTGGCATtgcataaagttttttttttaaacgcacAGCATTTAATGCAggcttgttaaaaaatgtaaagaaacttAATTCATTAACAATATTATTAAGTGCACCCATAGGAGGCCAATGCACTACAACAATATATTTAAGCAAAATTGCCTGTTGTCTATCTAAggaatttatacattttataattgtattagcCTCTCTATAAACTGTTAAGCACCCCCAAGAAAAACGTCCTGGCGCCGCCCTTGCGTTTCCAAATCGTTTTGGTTCATGTCCAACCCTTGAACATCACAATCCTCTTCTGCTGCTCAAGTCGACGGATTGTCTGATATTCAAAGTCTCCAGCATGACTTTCATTGACATACAGAGTCAACGTTTCATCAAAATAATGATGCCACTTTCCAGCCTTTGTAGCTCCAAACCCGAAAACTTTCACCTGTGAGGGAAGGAGTTCATGTCTTCATCATTTAAAAGAGCTTTAGCACACGATTATGTTCTCACAGAATAACTTGTGTGTTTCATCCTTTCATatttgagaaaaagaaaaataacaaagagGCGATACATTTATCTTGAGTTACAGTATATAGGgaaagttatttgtgtactgCAAGCTGTTCCGTTCCATTTATCTTTGTCACTGGT comes from Triplophysa dalaica isolate WHDGS20190420 chromosome 25, ASM1584641v1, whole genome shotgun sequence and encodes:
- the LOC130416034 gene encoding CMP-N-acetylneuraminate-beta-galactosamide-alpha-2,3-sialyltransferase 1-like, with translation MRHHHRYLTLLLISTFLLFCFYFQNSVLIFTYNSYFRNETERAPCACGDCPLDRVRADWFSARYEPTVHLLLNSSNSVLRADVFRWWKGLQIVTRVADYTEVVKKLFPLFPDKEHYSDAGPDRCRTCAVVGNSGNLLRSHYGPLIDSNDFVMRINKGPTEGFEKDVGSRTTHRIMYPESSVDMDNSTHLVFYPFKILDMEWLISALTTKNINKTYIEVPSTIKANKDKVMILHPEFMKYVYVNWTESHGRYPSTGFLTLILALHICDEVKVFGFGATKAGKWHHYFDETLTQYVNESHAGDFEYQTIRRLEQEKRIVMFKGWT